The proteins below come from a single Salvelinus fontinalis isolate EN_2023a chromosome 1, ASM2944872v1, whole genome shotgun sequence genomic window:
- the LOC129852055 gene encoding nuclear factor NF-kappa-B p100 subunit-like isoform X4, whose translation MGIMSGALRMDEAQYSMKMIENELMMNSSYDFMPPVDVKIEPYVPETAHGPYIQIIEEPKQRGFRFRYECEGPSHGGLPGASSERNRRTYPTVKVSNYVGIARVEVQLVTHSDPPQVHAHSLVGRQCCTESGICSMDVGPNDLTAQFSNLGILHVTKRGVGEVLCKRLRDEKRRQGGQHYHFTEAEEQAIGRVAKELGKVMDLNIVRLKFTAYLQDSNGGFSRALKPVVSNPIYDSKSPNASNLKISRMDKTSGSVLGGDEIFLLCDKVQKDDIEIRFYEEDDGSWEAFGDFSPTDVHKQYAIVFKTPPYHSTEIERQVTVFLQLKRKKGGDCSDPKQFTYVPRVQDKEEVQRKKQKPFSYNDQWRGAGGAGRGAGGFGGGGGGEEPGCFQFNQQMNGPGWMEGGFSGFGGGGAQMSGATAQAEGTQQQHAGGMAGQTPGQTPGQTASPLQQQLFQIAATLQSRATRMSKQTAGALLQYCTTGDVRVLLAMQRHLCGVQDKNGDTPLHLAIIHQQSAVTQQLVQTLLTIQQHNVLNKLNHLGQTPLHLAVITRQVKVVDVLLRAGADPTLLDRDGRTALHLAALAGDDVTLRILLGHLGERYLHLVNMADYHGLHPLHLAVRKGGERCLRLLVEGGAKINAPEQKSGCSALHLAVRENFFKVACTLITELKADVNMCTFGGNTPLHLAASRSSPPLCSMLIAAGADKNLENDEPLFFSSSSSDEEQEDGPVRDFRESAIQQLPDTPPLSEGEQVNPRKRSATGHTPFDLAKCHKVRNLLDTRQSPKPSQQSSKTEAERGQLDSETLSKLCELLSLNNVPWRQLAEKLNMLSLAHLYQESPLPCHNLLENYQLGGGPVEGLVEALQSLGLTEGVRLLRQAELREDKQNTDQTVDSGFASQPMEEEMEEPALANQ comes from the exons ATGGGCATCATGTCTGGAGCACTGCG AATGGATGAAGCTCAGTACAGCATGAAAATGATTGAAAACGAG CTGATGATGAATTCGTCCTATGACTTCATGCCCCCTGTGGATGTCAAGATCGAGCCCTATGTACCGGAGACCG CTCATGGACCCTACATTCAGATCATCGAGGAGCCCAAACAG AGAGGCTTCAGATTCCGCTATGAGTGTGAGGGTCCGTCCCACGGCGGGCTCCCAGGGGCCTCAAGCGAGAGGAACAGGAGGACCTATCCAACTGTCAAG gtgtctAACTATGTGGGGATTGCCAGGGTGGAGGTGCAGCTGGTGACCCACTCAGACCCCCCCCAGGTCCACGCTCACAGTCTGGTGGGGAGGCAGTGCTGCACGGAGAGTGGCATATGCAGTATGGATGTGGGCCCAAATGACCTCACAGCGCA gttcaGTAACCTGGGCATCCTTCATGTCACTAAGAGAGGGGTGGGGGAAGTGTTGTGCAAGAGACtgagagatgagaagaggaggCAAGGGGGGCAGCACTATCATTTTACTG AAGCAGAGGAACAAGCCATAGGGAGAGTTGCCAAGGAGCTTGGGAAGGTCATGGACCTGAACATAGTGAGGTTGAAGTTCACGGCCTACCTCCAGGACAGTAACGGCGGGTTCTCAAGGGCCCTGAAGCCGGTGGTCTCCAACCCCATCTATGACAGCA AGTCACCCAATGCCTCGAACCTGAAGATCTCCCGTATGGATAAGACCAGTGGGTCTGTGCTGGGAGGAGATGAGATCTTCCTACTGTGTGACAAAGTACAGAAAG ATGACATTGAGATCCGCTTTTATGAAGAGGATGATGGGAGCTGGGAGGCCTTTGGTGATTTCTCTCCAACTGATGTTCACAAGCAG TACGCCATTGTGTTTAAGACGCCGCCATACCACAGCACCGAGATCGAGCGTCAAGTCACTGTATTCCTCCAGTTGAAAAGGAAGAAAGGTGGAGACTGCAGCGACCCCAAGCAGTTTACCTACGTTCCCCGAGTTCAAG ATAAAGAGGAGGTGCAGCGTAAAAAGCAGAAGCCCTTCTCCTATAATGACCaatggagaggggctgggggTGCAGGGAGAGGGGCCGGAGGATTCGGAGGAGGCGGTGGCGGTGAGGAACCTGGAT GCTTCCAGTTTAACCAGCAGATGAATGGACCGGGGTGGATGGAGGGTGGATTCTCCGGTTTTGGGGGCGGTGGAGCCCAGATGTCAGGCGCCACTGCCCAGGCTGAGGGGACCCAGCAGCAGCATGCGGGAGGGATGGCCGGACAGACGCCAGGACAGACGCCAGGACAGACAGCCTCACCACTACAACAGCAGCTCTTCCAGATTG CTGCCACTCTCCAGAGCAGGGCCACTCGGATGAGCAAGCAGACAGCTGGGGCTCTACTACAGTACTGCACCACTGGGGACGTCCGTGTCCTTTTGGCAATGCAGAGACACCTATGTGGGGTCCAGGATAAAAACGGAGACAC TCCTTTGCACCTGGCCATCATTCACCAGCAGTCAGCTGTGACCCAGCAGCTGGTTCAGACACTCCTCACCATCCAGCAACACAATGTCCTCAACAAGCTCAACCACCTCGGCCAG actCCTCTCCATCTAGCGGTGATCACCAGGCAGGTTAAGGTGGTGGATGTTCTCCTCCGGGCCGGCGCAGACCCCACCCTGCTGGACCGGGACGGCCGGACCGCCCTGCACCTGGCAGCGCTGGCCGGAGACGACGTCACACTCCGGATCCTGCTGGGGCACctaggagaacgctacctccACCTGGTCAACATGGCTGACTATCATG GTCTCCATCCTCTCCACCTGGCTGTTCGTAAGGGAGGAGAGCGCTGTCTGCGTCTGCTGGTGGAAGGCGGGGCTAAGATCAACGCCCCGGAGCAGAAGAGTGGATGCTCCGCCCTCCACCTGGCTGTTAGAGAGAACTTCTTCAAAGTGGCCTGCACTCTCATCACAGAG CTGAAAGCAGATGTAAACATGTGTACGTTTGGAGGGAACACTCCTCTCCATCTGGCCGCCAGTCGCAGCTCCCCCCCCCTCTGCTCCATGCTCATTGCTGCAG GAGCCGACAAGAATCTGGAGAACGACGAGCCGCTCTTCTTCAGCtcctcctcgtcagatgaggagcaggaggatgGACCAGTAAGAGATTTCAGAGAGTCAGCGATCCAACAGCTACCGGACACACCACCACTTTCAGAGGGAGAACAAGTCAACCCTCGTAAGAGATCAGCAACAGGACATACGCCCTTTGACCTGGCTAAATGTCATAAG GTGAGAAACCTTCTAGACACCAGACAGAGTCCCAAGCCCAGTCAACAATCAAGTAAAACGGAAG CAGAAAGAGGGCAGCTAGACAGTGAGACGCTAAGTAAGCTGTGTGAGCTCCTCAGTCTGAACAATGTGCCCTGGAGACAGCTGGCAGAGAAACTCAACATGCTCTCACTGGCACACCTATATCAGGAGAGTCCCTTGCCCTGTCACAACTTGCTGGAGAATTACCAG ttgggtGGCGGTCCAGTGGAAGGGCTGGTGGAAGCTCTACAGTCTCTGGGTCTGACTGAAGGAGTGAGACTACTGAGACAGGCTGAGCTGAGAGAGGACAAACAAAACACAG ATCAGACGGTGGACAGTGGCTTTGCTAGTCAGccaatggaggaggagatggaggagccagCCTTGGCCAACCAGTGA
- the LOC129852055 gene encoding nuclear factor NF-kappa-B p100 subunit-like isoform X3, giving the protein MGIMSGALRMDEAQYSMKMIENELMMNSSYDFMPPVDVKIEPYVPETGGFLLSTLRTHAHGPYIQIIEEPKQRGFRFRYECEGPSHGGLPGASSERNRRTYPTVKVSNYVGIARVEVQLVTHSDPPQVHAHSLVGRQCCTESGICSMDVGPNDLTAQFSNLGILHVTKRGVGEVLCKRLRDEKRRQGGQHYHFTEAEEQAIGRVAKELGKVMDLNIVRLKFTAYLQDSNGGFSRALKPVVSNPIYDSKSPNASNLKISRMDKTSGSVLGGDEIFLLCDKVQKDDIEIRFYEEDDGSWEAFGDFSPTDVHKQYAIVFKTPPYHSTEIERQVTVFLQLKRKKGGDCSDPKQFTYVPRVQDKEEVQRKKQKPFSYNDQWRGAGGAGRGAGGFGGGGGGFQFNQQMNGPGWMEGGFSGFGGGGAQMSGATAQAEGTQQQHAGGMAGQTPGQTPGQTASPLQQQLFQIAATLQSRATRMSKQTAGALLQYCTTGDVRVLLAMQRHLCGVQDKNGDTPLHLAIIHQQSAVTQQLVQTLLTIQQHNVLNKLNHLGQTPLHLAVITRQVKVVDVLLRAGADPTLLDRDGRTALHLAALAGDDVTLRILLGHLGERYLHLVNMADYHGLHPLHLAVRKGGERCLRLLVEGGAKINAPEQKSGCSALHLAVRENFFKVACTLITELKADVNMCTFGGNTPLHLAASRSSPPLCSMLIAAGADKNLENDEPLFFSSSSSDEEQEDGPVRDFRESAIQQLPDTPPLSEGEQVNPRKRSATGHTPFDLAKCHKVRNLLDTRQSPKPSQQSSKTEAERGQLDSETLSKLCELLSLNNVPWRQLAEKLNMLSLAHLYQESPLPCHNLLENYQLGGGPVEGLVEALQSLGLTEGVRLLRQAELREDKQNTDQTVDSGFASQPMEEEMEEPALANQ; this is encoded by the exons ATGGGCATCATGTCTGGAGCACTGCG AATGGATGAAGCTCAGTACAGCATGAAAATGATTGAAAACGAG CTGATGATGAATTCGTCCTATGACTTCATGCCCCCTGTGGATGTCAAGATCGAGCCCTATGTACCGGAGACCGGTGGGTTTCTACTTTCTACCCTACGTACACATG CTCATGGACCCTACATTCAGATCATCGAGGAGCCCAAACAG AGAGGCTTCAGATTCCGCTATGAGTGTGAGGGTCCGTCCCACGGCGGGCTCCCAGGGGCCTCAAGCGAGAGGAACAGGAGGACCTATCCAACTGTCAAG gtgtctAACTATGTGGGGATTGCCAGGGTGGAGGTGCAGCTGGTGACCCACTCAGACCCCCCCCAGGTCCACGCTCACAGTCTGGTGGGGAGGCAGTGCTGCACGGAGAGTGGCATATGCAGTATGGATGTGGGCCCAAATGACCTCACAGCGCA gttcaGTAACCTGGGCATCCTTCATGTCACTAAGAGAGGGGTGGGGGAAGTGTTGTGCAAGAGACtgagagatgagaagaggaggCAAGGGGGGCAGCACTATCATTTTACTG AAGCAGAGGAACAAGCCATAGGGAGAGTTGCCAAGGAGCTTGGGAAGGTCATGGACCTGAACATAGTGAGGTTGAAGTTCACGGCCTACCTCCAGGACAGTAACGGCGGGTTCTCAAGGGCCCTGAAGCCGGTGGTCTCCAACCCCATCTATGACAGCA AGTCACCCAATGCCTCGAACCTGAAGATCTCCCGTATGGATAAGACCAGTGGGTCTGTGCTGGGAGGAGATGAGATCTTCCTACTGTGTGACAAAGTACAGAAAG ATGACATTGAGATCCGCTTTTATGAAGAGGATGATGGGAGCTGGGAGGCCTTTGGTGATTTCTCTCCAACTGATGTTCACAAGCAG TACGCCATTGTGTTTAAGACGCCGCCATACCACAGCACCGAGATCGAGCGTCAAGTCACTGTATTCCTCCAGTTGAAAAGGAAGAAAGGTGGAGACTGCAGCGACCCCAAGCAGTTTACCTACGTTCCCCGAGTTCAAG ATAAAGAGGAGGTGCAGCGTAAAAAGCAGAAGCCCTTCTCCTATAATGACCaatggagaggggctgggggTGCAGGGAGAGGGGCCGGAGGATTCGGAGGAGGCGGTGGCG GCTTCCAGTTTAACCAGCAGATGAATGGACCGGGGTGGATGGAGGGTGGATTCTCCGGTTTTGGGGGCGGTGGAGCCCAGATGTCAGGCGCCACTGCCCAGGCTGAGGGGACCCAGCAGCAGCATGCGGGAGGGATGGCCGGACAGACGCCAGGACAGACGCCAGGACAGACAGCCTCACCACTACAACAGCAGCTCTTCCAGATTG CTGCCACTCTCCAGAGCAGGGCCACTCGGATGAGCAAGCAGACAGCTGGGGCTCTACTACAGTACTGCACCACTGGGGACGTCCGTGTCCTTTTGGCAATGCAGAGACACCTATGTGGGGTCCAGGATAAAAACGGAGACAC TCCTTTGCACCTGGCCATCATTCACCAGCAGTCAGCTGTGACCCAGCAGCTGGTTCAGACACTCCTCACCATCCAGCAACACAATGTCCTCAACAAGCTCAACCACCTCGGCCAG actCCTCTCCATCTAGCGGTGATCACCAGGCAGGTTAAGGTGGTGGATGTTCTCCTCCGGGCCGGCGCAGACCCCACCCTGCTGGACCGGGACGGCCGGACCGCCCTGCACCTGGCAGCGCTGGCCGGAGACGACGTCACACTCCGGATCCTGCTGGGGCACctaggagaacgctacctccACCTGGTCAACATGGCTGACTATCATG GTCTCCATCCTCTCCACCTGGCTGTTCGTAAGGGAGGAGAGCGCTGTCTGCGTCTGCTGGTGGAAGGCGGGGCTAAGATCAACGCCCCGGAGCAGAAGAGTGGATGCTCCGCCCTCCACCTGGCTGTTAGAGAGAACTTCTTCAAAGTGGCCTGCACTCTCATCACAGAG CTGAAAGCAGATGTAAACATGTGTACGTTTGGAGGGAACACTCCTCTCCATCTGGCCGCCAGTCGCAGCTCCCCCCCCCTCTGCTCCATGCTCATTGCTGCAG GAGCCGACAAGAATCTGGAGAACGACGAGCCGCTCTTCTTCAGCtcctcctcgtcagatgaggagcaggaggatgGACCAGTAAGAGATTTCAGAGAGTCAGCGATCCAACAGCTACCGGACACACCACCACTTTCAGAGGGAGAACAAGTCAACCCTCGTAAGAGATCAGCAACAGGACATACGCCCTTTGACCTGGCTAAATGTCATAAG GTGAGAAACCTTCTAGACACCAGACAGAGTCCCAAGCCCAGTCAACAATCAAGTAAAACGGAAG CAGAAAGAGGGCAGCTAGACAGTGAGACGCTAAGTAAGCTGTGTGAGCTCCTCAGTCTGAACAATGTGCCCTGGAGACAGCTGGCAGAGAAACTCAACATGCTCTCACTGGCACACCTATATCAGGAGAGTCCCTTGCCCTGTCACAACTTGCTGGAGAATTACCAG ttgggtGGCGGTCCAGTGGAAGGGCTGGTGGAAGCTCTACAGTCTCTGGGTCTGACTGAAGGAGTGAGACTACTGAGACAGGCTGAGCTGAGAGAGGACAAACAAAACACAG ATCAGACGGTGGACAGTGGCTTTGCTAGTCAGccaatggaggaggagatggaggagccagCCTTGGCCAACCAGTGA
- the LOC129852055 gene encoding nuclear factor NF-kappa-B p100 subunit-like isoform X6: protein MGIMSGALRMDEAQYSMKMIENELMMNSSYDFMPPVDVKIEPYVPETAHGPYIQIIEEPKQRGFRFRYECEGPSHGGLPGASSERNRRTYPTVKVSNYVGIARVEVQLVTHSDPPQVHAHSLVGRQCCTESGICSMDVGPNDLTAQFSNLGILHVTKRGVGEVLCKRLRDEKRRQGGQHYHFTEAEEQAIGRVAKELGKVMDLNIVRLKFTAYLQDSNGGFSRALKPVVSNPIYDSKSPNASNLKISRMDKTSGSVLGGDEIFLLCDKVQKDDIEIRFYEEDDGSWEAFGDFSPTDVHKQYAIVFKTPPYHSTEIERQVTVFLQLKRKKGGDCSDPKQFTYVPRVQDKEEVQRKKQKPFSYNDQWRGAGGAGRGAGGFGGGGGGEEPGCFQFNQQMNGPGWMEGGFSGFGGGGAQMSGATAQAEGTQQQHAGGMAGQTPGQTPGQTASPLQQQLFQIAATLQSRATRMSKQTAGALLQYCTTGDVRVLLAMQRHLCGVQDKNGDTPLHLAIIHQQSAVTQQLVQTLLTIQQHNVLNKLNHLGQTPLHLAVITRQVKVVDVLLRAGADPTLLDRDGRTALHLAALAGDDVTLRILLGHLGERYLHLVNMADYHGLHPLHLAVRKGGERCLRLLVEGGAKINAPEQKSGCSALHLAVRENFFKVACTLITELKADVNMCTFGGNTPLHLAASRSSPPLCSMLIAAGADKNLENDEPLFFSSSSSDEEQEDGPVRDFRESAIQQLPDTPPLSEGEQVNPRKRSATGHTPFDLAKCHKVRNLLDTRQSPKPSQQSSKTEERGQLDSETLSKLCELLSLNNVPWRQLAEKLNMLSLAHLYQESPLPCHNLLENYQLGGGPVEGLVEALQSLGLTEGVRLLRQAELREDKQNTDQTVDSGFASQPMEEEMEEPALANQ, encoded by the exons ATGGGCATCATGTCTGGAGCACTGCG AATGGATGAAGCTCAGTACAGCATGAAAATGATTGAAAACGAG CTGATGATGAATTCGTCCTATGACTTCATGCCCCCTGTGGATGTCAAGATCGAGCCCTATGTACCGGAGACCG CTCATGGACCCTACATTCAGATCATCGAGGAGCCCAAACAG AGAGGCTTCAGATTCCGCTATGAGTGTGAGGGTCCGTCCCACGGCGGGCTCCCAGGGGCCTCAAGCGAGAGGAACAGGAGGACCTATCCAACTGTCAAG gtgtctAACTATGTGGGGATTGCCAGGGTGGAGGTGCAGCTGGTGACCCACTCAGACCCCCCCCAGGTCCACGCTCACAGTCTGGTGGGGAGGCAGTGCTGCACGGAGAGTGGCATATGCAGTATGGATGTGGGCCCAAATGACCTCACAGCGCA gttcaGTAACCTGGGCATCCTTCATGTCACTAAGAGAGGGGTGGGGGAAGTGTTGTGCAAGAGACtgagagatgagaagaggaggCAAGGGGGGCAGCACTATCATTTTACTG AAGCAGAGGAACAAGCCATAGGGAGAGTTGCCAAGGAGCTTGGGAAGGTCATGGACCTGAACATAGTGAGGTTGAAGTTCACGGCCTACCTCCAGGACAGTAACGGCGGGTTCTCAAGGGCCCTGAAGCCGGTGGTCTCCAACCCCATCTATGACAGCA AGTCACCCAATGCCTCGAACCTGAAGATCTCCCGTATGGATAAGACCAGTGGGTCTGTGCTGGGAGGAGATGAGATCTTCCTACTGTGTGACAAAGTACAGAAAG ATGACATTGAGATCCGCTTTTATGAAGAGGATGATGGGAGCTGGGAGGCCTTTGGTGATTTCTCTCCAACTGATGTTCACAAGCAG TACGCCATTGTGTTTAAGACGCCGCCATACCACAGCACCGAGATCGAGCGTCAAGTCACTGTATTCCTCCAGTTGAAAAGGAAGAAAGGTGGAGACTGCAGCGACCCCAAGCAGTTTACCTACGTTCCCCGAGTTCAAG ATAAAGAGGAGGTGCAGCGTAAAAAGCAGAAGCCCTTCTCCTATAATGACCaatggagaggggctgggggTGCAGGGAGAGGGGCCGGAGGATTCGGAGGAGGCGGTGGCGGTGAGGAACCTGGAT GCTTCCAGTTTAACCAGCAGATGAATGGACCGGGGTGGATGGAGGGTGGATTCTCCGGTTTTGGGGGCGGTGGAGCCCAGATGTCAGGCGCCACTGCCCAGGCTGAGGGGACCCAGCAGCAGCATGCGGGAGGGATGGCCGGACAGACGCCAGGACAGACGCCAGGACAGACAGCCTCACCACTACAACAGCAGCTCTTCCAGATTG CTGCCACTCTCCAGAGCAGGGCCACTCGGATGAGCAAGCAGACAGCTGGGGCTCTACTACAGTACTGCACCACTGGGGACGTCCGTGTCCTTTTGGCAATGCAGAGACACCTATGTGGGGTCCAGGATAAAAACGGAGACAC TCCTTTGCACCTGGCCATCATTCACCAGCAGTCAGCTGTGACCCAGCAGCTGGTTCAGACACTCCTCACCATCCAGCAACACAATGTCCTCAACAAGCTCAACCACCTCGGCCAG actCCTCTCCATCTAGCGGTGATCACCAGGCAGGTTAAGGTGGTGGATGTTCTCCTCCGGGCCGGCGCAGACCCCACCCTGCTGGACCGGGACGGCCGGACCGCCCTGCACCTGGCAGCGCTGGCCGGAGACGACGTCACACTCCGGATCCTGCTGGGGCACctaggagaacgctacctccACCTGGTCAACATGGCTGACTATCATG GTCTCCATCCTCTCCACCTGGCTGTTCGTAAGGGAGGAGAGCGCTGTCTGCGTCTGCTGGTGGAAGGCGGGGCTAAGATCAACGCCCCGGAGCAGAAGAGTGGATGCTCCGCCCTCCACCTGGCTGTTAGAGAGAACTTCTTCAAAGTGGCCTGCACTCTCATCACAGAG CTGAAAGCAGATGTAAACATGTGTACGTTTGGAGGGAACACTCCTCTCCATCTGGCCGCCAGTCGCAGCTCCCCCCCCCTCTGCTCCATGCTCATTGCTGCAG GAGCCGACAAGAATCTGGAGAACGACGAGCCGCTCTTCTTCAGCtcctcctcgtcagatgaggagcaggaggatgGACCAGTAAGAGATTTCAGAGAGTCAGCGATCCAACAGCTACCGGACACACCACCACTTTCAGAGGGAGAACAAGTCAACCCTCGTAAGAGATCAGCAACAGGACATACGCCCTTTGACCTGGCTAAATGTCATAAG GTGAGAAACCTTCTAGACACCAGACAGAGTCCCAAGCCCAGTCAACAATCAAGTAAAACGGAAG AAAGAGGGCAGCTAGACAGTGAGACGCTAAGTAAGCTGTGTGAGCTCCTCAGTCTGAACAATGTGCCCTGGAGACAGCTGGCAGAGAAACTCAACATGCTCTCACTGGCACACCTATATCAGGAGAGTCCCTTGCCCTGTCACAACTTGCTGGAGAATTACCAG ttgggtGGCGGTCCAGTGGAAGGGCTGGTGGAAGCTCTACAGTCTCTGGGTCTGACTGAAGGAGTGAGACTACTGAGACAGGCTGAGCTGAGAGAGGACAAACAAAACACAG ATCAGACGGTGGACAGTGGCTTTGCTAGTCAGccaatggaggaggagatggaggagccagCCTTGGCCAACCAGTGA